The sequence ACGGGCCTGGTCAGCGCGGTGATGTCGAGGGTGGTGACCGCCTCCTCGGTGAGGTAGCGCAGCGTGCGCCCGTCGGGGTCGAAGGCCACGGCGGGCATGAACGCGTCGATCCTCTGGGTGAGCAGCAGCCGGCCGTCCTGGACCCGCCAGAGCTTGATGCTCGTCTCGTCAGCGGCGGCCAGGAAGCGCCCGTCGGGGCTGAAGCGCAGATCTCCGCCGTTGCCGGAGGTGAACGGGCGCTCCAGGTCGGCTCCGGTGAAGGCGTCGCGCAGCTGGACGCTCTTCCCGCGGCCGACCGCGACGGTCCTGCCGTCCGGGCTGTAGGCGACACGCAGCCCGCAGGCGTCGCACCGGCTCCCCAGCGGGATCCGGCGCAGGCCGGCCAGGGCCAAGGCCACCGGCTCGCCGTCGAGGCCGCCGACGGCCAGCCCCCGGCCGTCGGCGGAGGTGTCGAAGTCCACGCCCGTGACCGGCGAGAGCTGCTTCTCCCCCGTCACCGGGTTCCAGATCGTGAGCTTCTCCCCCTCGGCCACCAGGACCCGGTCCTCGGCCTGGCCGAAGAACACCTGGGTGTCGCCGCCGGCCTCACGTCCCTGGACGGTGAGGGTCGCGCCGGTCGGCCTGCCCTTGGCCACGTCCCAGAGTTTCAGCTCCAGCCCGCCGATCACCGCGAGCAGCCTGCCGCTCGGGCTCAGCGCGATCCCCCGCAGGTCGTCGCCGACCCCCCTGAACCCTCCGGCACGCCTGCCGCTCCGCACGTCCCAGATCCGCACCTCGCCCCCACCCACGCTGACGAGCGTGCGCCCGTCGCGGCTCAGCGCCCGGAGCGTCTGTATCGCGGTGGCCGGGTCGTGGAAGGTGGCCGTCTCCCGCTGGGCCAGCGATCCCGCCAGGCTCGCCCTGGCCTCGACCACGGGGGCCAGCCGCCAGGCAGCCACGCTGAGCAGCATGGCCCTGACCGGCTCGGCGACCCGCAGCGAGTCGGCGGTCGCAGCGAGCTGGCGGGCCCCCGCCTGGTCACGCTGGAGCGCGATGGTGGCGCTGCGCGCCTCGGCCACCCTGCTCTGCTGTACGGCGAGCGCCCCGGCGGCCAGCGCGGCCACCAGCAGCACGGCCAGCGTCATGGAGAGCAGCCGTCCCCGGCGGGCACGGCGCTTGGTGAGGGCGGCGCCCGCCTCCAGGAAGTCGCGCTCGACCGGGCTCAGCGTGATGTTGCGGCGGCCGGTGGCCGCCCAGTTCATGGCGTTCTCCAGGCTGCTGCCCTGGAACAGGTCGCCGTCCCGGCGGCCCTGGGTCTGCCAGCGCCGCGCGGCGGTGAGGATCCCCCGGTGGACGGCCAGGCCGTCCCGGTTGGCCTGGACCCACAGGCGCAGCCGGGGCCACGCCTGCGGCAGGGCCGGCCGCGACAGCCAGACCTCCTGGTCGTCGTGGGTGACCAGGTAGGTGAAGACCTGGAGCACCTGCCGGACGGCGACCGCCTCGTCCTCCCTCCGCCCGTCGAGGAGCTCGGCCCACTGCGCCCGCCGTACGGCCTGCTCCCCGTCGTCGGTCACGGTGACCAGCCGGAGGAACACCTCGGGGGCGAGCTCCCGCTCGGCCTGGCCGAGCGCGGCGTAGGCCTCCTCGGCGAGGGCGCCGAGCGCGGGGTCCGCCGAGACGGCGCGGATCTGCGCTCCGGCGTTGCTGCCCACCGCGAGCAGCCGCGGGGTGTCGAGCCGGCCGTCATCGCTGACCAGGGCGAGCAGCAGGTCCCTGGCCGATGGCCTGGCCTGCGGGTCCTTGGCCAGGGAGGCCGCGATGAACGGGCGGAGCCGTTCGGGCAGCATGTCGAGCTGGGGCTGGACGGAGAGCACGCGGTGCATGACGCCGCCCAGGCTCTCGGCCCGGAACGGATCGGCCCCGGTCGCGGCGAAGACCATGATCCCGCCCCAGGCGAACACGTCGGCCGGGGTGCCCGCGCGCTGGCCCATGAAGATTTCGGGTGCCATGTAGGTCGGCGTGCCCGCCACCATGCCGGTGGCGGTCAGCGACATCTCCGCCGTGCGGGCGACGCCGAAGTCGATCACCCGGGGGCCGTCCGGGCCGAGCAGCACGTTGTCGGGTTTCAGGTCGCGGTGGATGACCCCGGCGTCATGGATGGCGGTGAGCGCGGTGGCGACCGCGGTCGCCAGGCGGTGCAGGTCACCACCGGTGAAGCGGCGTCCGTCGGCAACCGCCCTGCGCAGGCTGGGGCCCTCGACGTATTCGGAGACGATGTGGGGCCTGGGCCCGTCGAGGTCGGCGTCGATCACGGCCGCCGTGCAGAACGAGGCGACCCTCCGGGCGGCTGCCGCCTCGCGGCCGAACCGGTCGCGCAGCTCGGGGTCGCCGCCCGCGTCGCCGTGCAGCACCTTGATCGCGACCCGCCTGCCCTCGGCGTCGTAGGCCTCGTAGACCACACCCTGACCGCCCGCGCCCAGCCGCCCGGCCAGCCAGTAGTCGCCCAGCCGCTGGGGATCCCCGTCGATCAGCCCGGTGCTCATCTCATCTCCGTTCGGCGGCTCGTCGGACACCCCGGTGGGCAGCATAGTTCGCCGGATGTCACACACTCAGGAGATGTCCCGTCCTTCTTGTGTGAACAGCGATGAGGATCTCGCGACCGAGTTCGACGCCATCCGGCCCCGGCTGGTGGGCGTGGCCTACGGCCTGCTCGGCAGCCTCGACGAGGCCGAGGACGTGGTCCAGGACGCCTGGCTGCGGCTGGGCCGGGCGGATCGCGCGGAGATCCAGGACGTCACCGGCTGGCTGGTGGTGACGGTGTCCAGGCTCGCGCTGGACGTGCTGCGCTCGGCGCGCGTGCGCCGGGAGGAGTACGTCGGGCCGTGGCTGCCCGAACCGGTGGTGACCGAGGCCGATCCGGCGGACAGGGTGACGCTGGCCGAGTCGATGAGCATGGCGATGCTGGTGGTGCTGGAGTCGCTCAGCCCCGCCGAGCGCACCGCGTTCGTACTGCACGACGTGTTCGGGCTGCCGTTCGAGGAGGTGGCCCAGGCGGTCGGGCGCTCCCCTGCCGCCTGCCGCCAGCTCGCCGCCCGTGCCCGCAAGCATGTCGCGGCCCGGGCGCCCCGGTTCGAGGTGGACGCCGACGAGCACCGCAGGGTGGTCGAGGCGTTCGCGCGGGCCAGCACGGGCCGCGACATCGACGCCCTGCTGGCGCTGCTCGACCCGGACGTGGTGCTCCGCAGCGACGGCGGTGGCCTGGTCACCGCGGCCAGGCGGCCGGTCCGCGGCGCCGGCCGGGTGGCCCGCTTCATCGCCGGGGTGGCCGAGCGGTTCGGCGCCGGGAGCCGGTTCACCCCGATCATGGTCAACGGCCGGCCGGGGCTGCTGCGGTTCCGGGACGGCGCGCTCAGCGGCGTCTACGCGCTGACCGTGGCCGGCGGCCGGATCACCGAGATCCACATCGTGGTGAACCCAGAGAAACTGAGGAGTGTTCGATGAAGGCACGGATGAACGTCGCGCAGCTCGCCCCCGAGGGCTACCAGGCCATGCTCGGCCTGGAGAAGTTCCTGGCCGGCAGCAAGCTGCCGCACGCCACGCTGGAGCTGGTGAAGCTGCGGGCCAGCCAGATCAACGGCTGCGGCTTCTGCGTGGACATGCACAGCCACGACGCCAAGAAGGCGGGCGAGACCGACGAGCGGCTGTTCTCGGTGGCCGCCTGGCGGGAGGCGCCGTACTACACCGACGCCGAGCGCGCGGCGCTGGCGCTGGCCGAGGAGGCCACCCGGCTCAGCGACCGCGGGGAGACGGTGCCGGACCACGTGTGGGACGAGGCCGCCAGGCACTACGAGCCGGAGATGCTGGCCACGCTGGTGATAGCGATCGCGGCGATCAACGCGTGGAACCGGATCGCCGTCACCACGCGTGCGGTCGCCGGGTCCCTGCGTAATCAAACCGGTTGATCCGGGTCGTACCGCGGGACTAGGTTGGCTCGCACGGGCATCCGCGCGAGCCAACCCCACCGAAAGCGGCCCGCCGGCCGGACGCCCGGCGGCGTCCGGAGCACACGGCGTGGAGCACAGCCGGTCCGGGAACGGCGAGTCCGAGGAGAGGGCGCAGACCATGCGACGCATCAGGATCATCCGGCCGCAGGGCCGGCGCCGTCACGCCCGCACGCCCGGCCCGGACCTGCGGTCCCCGTCGGGCCGCCGGCTCCCCTACTGACCGGATCTTCACGGCGCCGCCCTGATCTTTACGGCGGTTTTACGCGGTGATCTGTAGACATCTCGCGTAACGGATTCATCACGCCGGGGGGCTCAATGAAGAGACTTATGGTCGTGCCACCATACGTCGCGCGGCTCAAGATCAGAGACATCCGGTCCGCGACACGCCGCAGGACCACGGCGGACACGAAGGTCGTCGACCTGCGCGCCTACACCGGGCGGAACATCTTACGGTTCCCGCTCACCAGCGGCCCCACCCCCGCCGCCTGATCCCGATCCCCGGAAGACCCGTTCCCGCGGGTCTTTCCGCATTTCCGGGGCCTGATCGAATGCCGCCCCATGAGTGACCTGTCCACGGGCAGGCTCTCCGAGCGCCCGGCCGGAGCGGGAGGGGCGGCCGGGGACCCGGCTCTCCCGACCTCCGCCCCTTAGAGTGGACAGCGTGTCCACATATACCCTTGGGGTATGGAGAGAGCAGACGCCGCGCGCAACCGGGCGCGCATCCTGGAGGCGGCCGGGCAGCTGTTCGCGGCCAAGGGCGCGCCGAACGTCACCATGGACGACATCGCCAAGGCGGCCGGGGTGGGGCGGGGCACGCTGTACCGCCGCTACCCCGACCGGGCCGCGATCGCGACCGCGATGCTCGACGAGCACGAGAAGGCGCTGCAGGAGAAGCTGATCGGCGGTGAGGCGCCCCTGGGCCCGGGAGCGCCGCCCGCCGAGCGGCTGGCCGCCTTCTACGCGGCGATGGTGGAGCTGCTGGAGGGCCACGCCCACCTGGTGCTGGGCGCCGAGACCGGGCACTCGCGGTTCGCCACCGGCGCCTACGGTTTCTGGCGGCTGCACGTGCGTTCGCTGCTGGTCTCCGCCGGAGTGCCCGACCCGGACGCGCTGGTCGAGGTCGTGCTCGCCCCGCTGGCCCCCGAGGTCTACACCCACCAGCGGACCGAGCGGGGGCTCAGCCCCGGGCGGGTCGCGGCGGCTCTGGGAGAGCTCGCCCACCGGCTGCTCGGATAGCGGCCACCAGCTCGTCGGGGTGTGTGAGCTGGGGATAGTGCCCGGCGCCCTGGATCAGGGTGGCGGGCGTGCCCGCGGCCGGCGGATCGCCCGAGCCGGCGACGACCGTCACCGGGACCCGGGCGTCCTCGATGACCCGGTCGAGCACCCGGCGGAGCGCCGGCCGCCCGGCGTGGGCCGCGCGCATCGCCTCGACCACCCGGCGGGCGGCCCCCGGACGGCGCAGGTCCGCGATCGCCTCCGCCGGGACGCCCAGGCGCTCCCCCAGCCGGTCCCTCGGCATCCGGCGCAGGGCCGGCACGGCCGCTCTCGACCGCGGGAAGCGTCCCGAGGGCGCCTGGAGGAAGGCCGGGGCGACGAGGACCACGGCGGCCACCCGGCCGGGATGGGCCTGCGCGTACCGCAGGACGGGGCCGCAGCCGAGGGAGTGGCCGACCAGCACCGGCCGCGTCCGGACCGGCTCCAGCAGGGCCGCCGTCCAGTCGTCGAGCGAGTGGGCCGGCGCGGAGCGGCCCATGCCCGGCAGGTCGGCGGCGAGTACCGGGACGCCCAGCCGATCGCGCACGCCCTCCCACGAATCGGCGTCCAGCGGCAGCCCGTGCAGCAGCACGTACTCGGGGTTCTCCCGCTCACCCGCCACCCAGGTCCGGCTCCCCGCCACGTTCCGGAAACCGTACGGCCCGCGTGGCGGGGCCCCGGCGCCGAACCGGGCGCCGACCAGCCCGTCGGCCCAGCTCCGGAGCGCCTCCCCGACCGGGGGCATGCGCAGTCCGGCCCGCTCCGCGAAGGCCAGGGCGGGGGCGGTGTGGTAGCGGTCCCCGGATATGAACGACAGCGTCTCGGGGTCGGCCCGGGTGAGCGCGCGGGGCAGCCGCCGCAGGAGCCGGACCGGGATCGTCAGCCGGGGCGCGGGGACGCCCAGGTGCCCGGCGATCAGGGAGACCAGCTCCGGCAGCTCGGGAGTGCCGTCGTCGAGCACCCAGTAGGCCTTTCCCGTGGTCTCCTCGTGCTCGGGGAGGGCTGCCATGAAGCGGGCGAAGTAGCCGCTCTCGACGACCGGCAGGAAGGTGCCGGATCCCCCGGGCAGTGCCGGGAGCCGTCCACGCCAGAGATCCTCGACCATCGAGGCCAGGCCGATGAACTGGCCGGGACCGATCACGCTGCTGGGGTTGACGACCGTCAGCGGGACGCCCAGCTCGCGAGCCCGGACCCGCACCGCCGCGTCGGCCTCCTTCTTGGACGCCTCGTAGGCGCCGTCCGCGCGATGGTCCACGGGAGCGCCGCCGACGCGGTAGCCGCTGATGTGGACCAGGCGGCGCAGGCCGGGCCGGGTGGCGGCCCAGTCCACCACGTTGAGCGCCCCGGTCACGTTGACCCGCCTGGCCTCCTCGAGGCTCAGCCCGAAGGCGAAGCGGGCGGCGGCGTTGTAGACGTCACGCACTCCTTCCAGGCCCCGGGCCTCCGCGCCGCCGGCGCCGCCGAGACCGAGGCCGGGCACGGTGATGTCGGCGCCGACGACGGTCAGCCCCGCGGTGTCCGCCCGCTGCCCGGCGAGCCAGGACGTGAGCCGTTCCGCAGGTCCGCGCACGGCGGCGGCCACCCGGCGGTCCTGCCGCAGCAGCTCCGCGACCAGGGAGCGGCCGACGAATCCCGCCGCGCCGAAGACGATGGAGTCGGGTGTCACGCGATCACCTCATAATAGATCGGTCTACATATTAAAGGGACACGGGAAGGCCCCCGGAGCGGGCTTCCCCGCGGCGGCACCCGGCGGGGCGCCGCCGTACGCGGTCGCTACAGCAGCGTCACGATCCGGCGGGCCACACGATCGAGCGGTTCCCGGCTGCGGTGAGCCCTGGCCAGCAGCAGCGCCCCCTCGATCAGGGCGAGAACGGTGACGGCCACGTCGCCCGCCTCGGGATGCCCGTCGGCGGCCAGCCGGTCGCGGATCGTGTCCTCCCAGGAGCCGTAGACCTCCGAGCAGACCTCCTGCAACGGGTCACTGGTGGCCGCCATCTCCAGCGCGACCGTGGCCACCGGGCAACCCTTGCGCCACCCGGACGCCTCCAGCCGGTCGCCGAGCAGCGCCAGCACGGCGACGACCAGGCTCGCGGTGTCGGGAACGGCCTCCGCCAGCTCCCGCACGACCCGGCCGATCTCATGACCGCCCCGCCGTACGGACTCCGCGACCATCTGGTCCTTGCCGCCGGGGAAGTGGAAGTAGAGCGAGCCGCGCGGAGCCCCGCTGGCCGCGATCACCTGGTTCAGCCCGGCTCCGAAGTAGCCGCCCTCCTCGATCAGCTCCCGGGTCGCGTCCAGCAACCTGCCGCGCGTCTCCTCGCCCTTCTGTCCCATGCCTAAAAAATAGACCGGTCTGCTTATTGTTTGCAACCCGTCCCGGCACGCGGATCCCGGGGCGTACGGCTCGCACGGGCGGACCGGCGCCGATCGCCGGGGGCCTCGAACCTCGGACACCCCCACCCGCCGGCGAGTCCGGCGGCGGAGCCGGGCATCCGGCAGGCCGGACCCCTCGATCATCCCGCTAGCGTGGCAGATCGGGCGCGCCGGGATTTCCAAGAATTCCCCATCAATAGAACGGAACATTATGTTCCATTGACTATATTAGCGGTATGGAGACAACAGGCACGGCGCCCATGAGCGGCCGCAAAGCCCAGGCCGCCCGTAACGACCAAGTGATCCTCGACGCCGCGCGCGCGGTCTTCATCGCCGACCCCGGCGCCCCGATCGCCGCGGTGGCCGAGCGGGCGGGGGTGGGCATCAGCGCGCTCTACCGCCGCTACGCCGGCAAGGAGGACCTGCTCCGCAAGCTGTGCTCGGACGGCCTGAAAACCTACATCGCCGAGGCCGAGACCGCCCTGGCCGACGAGGGCGACCCGTGGATCGCCTTCACCGGCTTCATGCAGCGCGTCGTGGACGCCGACGTCCAGTCCCTGACGATCAACCTGGCCGGCACCTTCACCCCCGACGAGGATCTCCGCCGCGCCTCCACCCGAGCGGCCGAGCTTGCCGAGCGGGTCTTCGACCGCGCCGCCCGGACCGGCGCCCTCCGCCCCGACGTGAACGTCGCCGACACGTCGTTGATCTTCGAGCAGCTCGCCGCCCTCCACCTCGGCGACGAGGAGCGCACCGCCCAGATCAGGCGCCGGTATCTGGCACTGATGCTCGACGCCCTGCGTCTGGCCTCAGCCCCTCCCCTGCCGGGCCCGCCCCCCACCGCCGAGGAGGTCACCCGGCGCTGGAAGGTCTAGGACCCCGTCCGGGAGGAGCGGCCGGCCGGATGACGGCATCGGGCGGCGACCGGAGGTCTTTGCCGGGTTAAGTCCAGTTCATTGAGATTGGACTGGGACATATGCCCTACAAGCTTCCTATCGTGGCCCCATGCATCCCCGACTCGACGACGATCTCGCCCGCCTGCCCGAGCTGCTCGACGAGACGCGGGCGCAGGCCGTACGGCTGCTCGCCGGGCTCGGCGACCGGCCGGTCGCGCAGGCGCCCGCGGCCCACCGGTCCGCGCCCCTGCCGGTGGACGGCTCGGGGCTGGCGGGGGCGATGGAGACGTTCACCCGGCGCTGGGAGCCCGGCTTCTCCGCCGGTGCCGGACCCCGCTACCTGGGGTTCGTCACGGGCGGCACGACCCCCGCCTCCCTGGCGGGCGACTGGCTGACCGGCACGCTGGACCAGAACCCCACCTCCGGCCTGGACTCCAGCGCCCCCGACCTCGAACGGGAGACGGCCGCCTGGCTGCGCGAGCTGTTCGGCCTGTCCCCCGAACACGAGGGCGCTTTCGTCAGCGGCGCGACGATGTCCAACTTCACGGGCCTGGCCATAGCCAGGGAATGGCTGGGCGAGCGGCTCGGCGTCTCGGTCGCCGAGCGGGGAGCGGCCGCGCTCGGCCCGGTCCACGTGCTCTCCGGAAGCCCCCACTCCAGCATCGGCAAGGCGCTGTCGATGCTCGGGCTGGGACGTTCGGCGATCCGCGAGGTCGACCGCCTGCCGGGCAGGGAGGCCGTCGACGTCGGCGGCCTCGCAGCGGCACTGGAATCCCTGGACGGGACGCCGGCGATCGTCGTGGCCAACGCGGGCACGGTCAACACGGCCGACTTCGACGATCTCCGCGCGCTGGCCGCCCTGCGCGAGCGCCACCCCTTCTGGCTGCACGTGGACGCGGCGTTCGGGGCTTTCGCCGCCCTCTCCCCGGAGCACGCGCACCTCACCGACGGGCTCGACGAGGCCGACTCGGTCTGCGTGGACCTGCACAAGTGGCTCAACGTCCCCTACGACAGCGCGATCCAGTTCACCCGCCGCCGGGACCTTCAGGCACGCGTCTTCCAGAACTCCGCCGCCTATCTCGGGCCGCTGGGCGACGACCCCGATTTCGTGCACCTGACACCGGAGAACTCGCGGCGTCTCCGGGCGCTTCCGGCGTGGTTCACCCTCGCCGCGTACGGGCGCGACGGTCACGCGGAGATCGTGCGGCGCAACATCGCCCTCGCCGCCCGGCTCGGGGAACGGATCGCCGGCATGCCCGCGTACCGCCTGCTCGCCCCCGTCCGGCTCAACGTGGTCTGCTTCACCCTCGCATCCTCCCCCGAGCGCGTCGGGGAGCTGACCTCGGCGATCACCGCATCCGGTGAGGCGTTCCTCACCCGGACCGTCTACGACGGCGTGCCCGCGCTGCGCGCCGCCTTCAGCAACTGGCGCACCACCGAAGCCGACGTCGAGCGCGTCGCGAAGACGCTGGAAAGGTCCGCGCTCGTGGATCCACCCGTCCCGTCATGAGCGAGGGCGCCCGGGTCACGCCGGCACGCGGAAGGCCCTGCGGTAGGCCGAGGGCGAGGTGCGCATCGCCCTGGTGAAGTGATGGCGGAAGGTCACCGGGCTGTCGAAGCCGACCGAGAGCGCAATCTCCTCGATCGGTGCCGCCGTGGACTCCAGCACCGTCAGGCTGGCCGCGACCCGCTGGGCGATCACCCAGCGCAGCGGGCTGGTGCCGGTCTGGCGGGCGAAGTGCCTGATGAAGGTCCG comes from Streptosporangium roseum DSM 43021 and encodes:
- a CDS encoding serine/threonine-protein kinase is translated as MSTGLIDGDPQRLGDYWLAGRLGAGGQGVVYEAYDAEGRRVAIKVLHGDAGGDPELRDRFGREAAAARRVASFCTAAVIDADLDGPRPHIVSEYVEGPSLRRAVADGRRFTGGDLHRLATAVATALTAIHDAGVIHRDLKPDNVLLGPDGPRVIDFGVARTAEMSLTATGMVAGTPTYMAPEIFMGQRAGTPADVFAWGGIMVFAATGADPFRAESLGGVMHRVLSVQPQLDMLPERLRPFIAASLAKDPQARPSARDLLLALVSDDGRLDTPRLLAVGSNAGAQIRAVSADPALGALAEEAYAALGQAERELAPEVFLRLVTVTDDGEQAVRRAQWAELLDGRREDEAVAVRQVLQVFTYLVTHDDQEVWLSRPALPQAWPRLRLWVQANRDGLAVHRGILTAARRWQTQGRRDGDLFQGSSLENAMNWAATGRRNITLSPVERDFLEAGAALTKRRARRGRLLSMTLAVLLVAALAAGALAVQQSRVAEARSATIALQRDQAGARQLAATADSLRVAEPVRAMLLSVAAWRLAPVVEARASLAGSLAQRETATFHDPATAIQTLRALSRDGRTLVSVGGGEVRIWDVRSGRRAGGFRGVGDDLRGIALSPSGRLLAVIGGLELKLWDVAKGRPTGATLTVQGREAGGDTQVFFGQAEDRVLVAEGEKLTIWNPVTGEKQLSPVTGVDFDTSADGRGLAVGGLDGEPVALALAGLRRIPLGSRCDACGLRVAYSPDGRTVAVGRGKSVQLRDAFTGADLERPFTSGNGGDLRFSPDGRFLAAADETSIKLWRVQDGRLLLTQRIDAFMPAVAFDPDGRTLRYLTEEAVTTLDITALTRPVVLKGPGTHWAQLSPDGRLLASRDSQAGEVRLWDVRRRKPLAALTVGPEGADGYFEMAFSGDGRRLAVNTGGQSSRLTIWDTATFRRLTTVETAREGQVPALAMNADGTAVASYVLYYDSEKAPGGEVHLWDVPGGRHRWSVAQEYVEALRFTPDGRAVGVAGGEQRLLDVTTGRPFGATYGSPTVSIPVTSLVFSADGARTATADQVGRISVWETASRGRVGTLIRGGDGAGARLAYSPRGDVVAAGIDSQSVALWDIATGRRLGQPIVAHTGDLQSLAFTADGSRLVTVDSAGTLAEQPVDPERVAHAVCERAGRTLSPEEWRTYLADVPYRDVCPG
- the sigJ gene encoding RNA polymerase sigma factor SigJ, with amino-acid sequence MNSDEDLATEFDAIRPRLVGVAYGLLGSLDEAEDVVQDAWLRLGRADRAEIQDVTGWLVVTVSRLALDVLRSARVRREEYVGPWLPEPVVTEADPADRVTLAESMSMAMLVVLESLSPAERTAFVLHDVFGLPFEEVAQAVGRSPAACRQLAARARKHVAARAPRFEVDADEHRRVVEAFARASTGRDIDALLALLDPDVVLRSDGGGLVTAARRPVRGAGRVARFIAGVAERFGAGSRFTPIMVNGRPGLLRFRDGALSGVYALTVAGGRITEIHIVVNPEKLRSVR
- a CDS encoding carboxymuconolactone decarboxylase family protein, with translation MKARMNVAQLAPEGYQAMLGLEKFLAGSKLPHATLELVKLRASQINGCGFCVDMHSHDAKKAGETDERLFSVAAWREAPYYTDAERAALALAEEATRLSDRGETVPDHVWDEAARHYEPEMLATLVIAIAAINAWNRIAVTTRAVAGSLRNQTG
- a CDS encoding TetR/AcrR family transcriptional regulator → MERADAARNRARILEAAGQLFAAKGAPNVTMDDIAKAAGVGRGTLYRRYPDRAAIATAMLDEHEKALQEKLIGGEAPLGPGAPPAERLAAFYAAMVELLEGHAHLVLGAETGHSRFATGAYGFWRLHVRSLLVSAGVPDPDALVEVVLAPLAPEVYTHQRTERGLSPGRVAAALGELAHRLLG
- a CDS encoding alpha/beta fold hydrolase; translation: MTPDSIVFGAAGFVGRSLVAELLRQDRRVAAAVRGPAERLTSWLAGQRADTAGLTVVGADITVPGLGLGGAGGAEARGLEGVRDVYNAAARFAFGLSLEEARRVNVTGALNVVDWAATRPGLRRLVHISGYRVGGAPVDHRADGAYEASKKEADAAVRVRARELGVPLTVVNPSSVIGPGQFIGLASMVEDLWRGRLPALPGGSGTFLPVVESGYFARFMAALPEHEETTGKAYWVLDDGTPELPELVSLIAGHLGVPAPRLTIPVRLLRRLPRALTRADPETLSFISGDRYHTAPALAFAERAGLRMPPVGEALRSWADGLVGARFGAGAPPRGPYGFRNVAGSRTWVAGERENPEYVLLHGLPLDADSWEGVRDRLGVPVLAADLPGMGRSAPAHSLDDWTAALLEPVRTRPVLVGHSLGCGPVLRYAQAHPGRVAAVVLVAPAFLQAPSGRFPRSRAAVPALRRMPRDRLGERLGVPAEAIADLRRPGAARRVVEAMRAAHAGRPALRRVLDRVIEDARVPVTVVAGSGDPPAAGTPATLIQGAGHYPQLTHPDELVAAIRAAGGRALPEPPRPARG
- a CDS encoding TetR/AcrR family transcriptional regulator, yielding MGQKGEETRGRLLDATRELIEEGGYFGAGLNQVIAASGAPRGSLYFHFPGGKDQMVAESVRRGGHEIGRVVRELAEAVPDTASLVVAVLALLGDRLEASGWRKGCPVATVALEMAATSDPLQEVCSEVYGSWEDTIRDRLAADGHPEAGDVAVTVLALIEGALLLARAHRSREPLDRVARRIVTLL
- a CDS encoding TetR/AcrR family transcriptional regulator, with the translated sequence METTGTAPMSGRKAQAARNDQVILDAARAVFIADPGAPIAAVAERAGVGISALYRRYAGKEDLLRKLCSDGLKTYIAEAETALADEGDPWIAFTGFMQRVVDADVQSLTINLAGTFTPDEDLRRASTRAAELAERVFDRAARTGALRPDVNVADTSLIFEQLAALHLGDEERTAQIRRRYLALMLDALRLASAPPLPGPPPTAEEVTRRWKV
- a CDS encoding pyridoxal phosphate-dependent decarboxylase family protein; amino-acid sequence: MHPRLDDDLARLPELLDETRAQAVRLLAGLGDRPVAQAPAAHRSAPLPVDGSGLAGAMETFTRRWEPGFSAGAGPRYLGFVTGGTTPASLAGDWLTGTLDQNPTSGLDSSAPDLERETAAWLRELFGLSPEHEGAFVSGATMSNFTGLAIAREWLGERLGVSVAERGAAALGPVHVLSGSPHSSIGKALSMLGLGRSAIREVDRLPGREAVDVGGLAAALESLDGTPAIVVANAGTVNTADFDDLRALAALRERHPFWLHVDAAFGAFAALSPEHAHLTDGLDEADSVCVDLHKWLNVPYDSAIQFTRRRDLQARVFQNSAAYLGPLGDDPDFVHLTPENSRRLRALPAWFTLAAYGRDGHAEIVRRNIALAARLGERIAGMPAYRLLAPVRLNVVCFTLASSPERVGELTSAITASGEAFLTRTVYDGVPALRAAFSNWRTTEADVERVAKTLERSALVDPPVPS